One window from the genome of Anser cygnoides isolate HZ-2024a breed goose chromosome 8, Taihu_goose_T2T_genome, whole genome shotgun sequence encodes:
- the PTCH2 gene encoding protein patched homolog 2 isoform X2: MPAEPPAPPPPPPPLRAARRKPAPEGRAGGRKAPLWLRARLQALLFALGCRIQRHCGKVLFVGLLLFGALAVGLRVASVETDIEHLWVEAGSRVSQELRYTKEKLGEESVYTSQMLIQTPKREGENILTQEALQLHLEAALAASKVQVSLSWDLNKICYKSGVPIIENGMIERMIEKLFPCVILTPLDCFWEGAKLQGGSAYLPGRPDIQWSNLDPLQLMEELGQFTSLEGFKELLDKAEVGQAYMERPCLDPRDPQCPPSAPNKQSQQSPDIPAELSGGCHGFSRKFMRWQEELILGGTTKDSQGKLLSAEALQTMFLLMSPRQLFEHFKDDYEIHDISWSEEKAGAILEAWQRKFVELAQDSIPPNATQSVHAFSTTTLNDIMKSFSDVSAIRVAGGYLLMLAYACVTMLRWDCSKSQGAVGLAGVLLVALSVASGLGLCSLLGISFNAATTQVLPFLALGIGVDDMFLLAHAFTETSQHVPFKERTGECLRRTGTSVALTSVSNMIAFFMAALVPIPALRAFSIQAAVVVVFNFAMVLFIFPAILSMDLHRREKRRLDILCCFYSPCSSRVIQIQPQEFADANDNHASHPSPYGHPGVATSTQITTTVQAFTQCDPSGHHIVTVLPPTSQVCTSPAVLLPPADPLGSQVFTSSSSTRDLLAQLDEAKGGRECVPLPFCRWSLSDFAREKYAPLLLRTQTKAVVVVLFLALLGLSLYGTTMVHDGLYLTDIVPRDTKAHAFISAQFKYFSFYNMFIVTKGGFHYPGAQAALLSLHQAFSTVKYVVREGNHDLPKMWLHYFQDWLRGLQATFDRDWQAGRITHDSYRNGSEDGALAYKLLIQTGNKKEPFNFNQLTTRRLVDENGIIPPDTFYICLTVWASNDPLGFAASQANFYPPPPEWIHDKYDTTGENLRIPAAQPLEFAQFPFYLSGLRRTADFVEAIESVRAICREAAQRHGVLSYPSGYPFLFWEQYIGLRHWFLLAISILLACTFLVCALLLLNPWTAGIIVSILAMMAVELFGIMGLMGIKLSAIPVVILIASVGIGVEFTVHVALGFLTAAGSRNVRSAAALEHTFAPVMDGAVSTLLGVLMLAGSEFDFIMRYFFAVLTILTLLGLLNGLVLLPVLLSVIGPPPEASPLDNGPRLPPPEPVSPCLGPGGLYIRRAPAWPAAFTDTSDTECYGDGVGPGSPRGPFIVPPAPAHILLEAGKDPSFPRITVLKPYKDSPEVQGKKEPPQPAPPLPFGEPCPAPPRDYPRPTAPPRPGQPCSPGTRPAPRATLPSYSTHLQGPAGSYTTVTATASVTVALHPTLPGSYPGFGAEADSLEEPGVPSAVPEAFEMQSLGGHGAGARR; this comes from the exons CGGGCAGCCGCGTCAGCCAGGAGCTCCGCTACACGAAGGAGAAGCTGGGCGAGGAGTCCGTCTACACGTCCCAGATGCTGATCCAGACCCCGAAGCGGGAAGGGGAGAACATCCTGACGCAGGAGGCCCTGCAGCTCCACCTCGAGGCGGCCCTGGCTGCCAGCAAAGTGCAAGTCTCGCT ATCATGGGATTTGAACAAGATCTGCTACAAGTCAGGCGTCCCCATCATCGAGAACGGCATGATCGAGAGG ATGATTGAGAAGCTGTTCCCCTGCGTGATCCTGACGCCGCTGGACTGCTTCTGGGAAGGGGCCAAGCTGCAGGGAGGCTCAGCCTACCTCCC GGGCCGCCCTGACATCCAGTGGAGCAACCTGGACCCTCTGCAGCTgatggaggagctggggcagtTCACGTCGTTGGAAGGCTTCAAGGAGCTGCTGGACAAGGCAGAGGTGGGGCAGGCTTACATGGAGCGGCCCTGCCtggacccccgggacccccagtgcccccccagtgcccccaacAAGCAGAGCCAGCAG AGCCCCGACATCCCGGCGGAGCTCTCGGGGGGCTGCCACGGCTTCTCCAGGAAATTCATGcgctggcaggaggagctgaTCTTAGGTGGCACAACCAAAGACTCCCAGGGCAAGCTGCTGAG CGCCGAGGCCCTGCAGACCATGTTCCTCCTCATGAGCCCCCGGCAGCTGTTCGAGCACTTCAAGGACGACTACGAGATCCACGACATCAGCTGGAGCGAGGAGAAGGCGGGTGCCATCCTGGAGGCCTGGCAGAGGAAATTTGTGGAG CTGGCGCAGGACTCCATCCCGCCCAACGCCACGCAGAGCGTCCATGCTTTCTCCACCACCACGCTCAACGACATCATGAAGTCCTTCTCCGACGTCAGCGCCATCCGGGTGGCCGGGGGTTACCTCCTCATG CTGGCCTACGCCTGCGTCACCATGCTGCGGTGGGACTGCTCCAAGTCCCAGGGGGCCGTGGGCCTGGCCGGGGTCCTGCTGGTGGCCCTCTCCGTGGCCTCCGGCCTGGGGCTTTGCTCGCTGCTCGGCATCTCCTTCAACGCGGCCACCACGCAG GTCCTGCCCTTCCTGGCCCTCGGTATCGGCGTGGACGACATGTTCCTCCTGGCTCACGCCTTCACGGAGACCAGCCAGCACGTCCCCTTCAAG GAGCGGACGGGCGAGTGCCTGAGGCGCACGGGGACCAGCGTGGCTCTCACCTCCGTCAGCAACATGATCGCCTTCTTCATGGCAGCCCTGGTGCCCATCCCTGCCCTGCGTGCCTTCTCCATCCAG gcagcgGTGGTCGTGGTCTTCAACTTTGCCATGGTGCTGTTCATCTTCCCCGCCATCCTGAGCATGGACCTGCACCGGCGGGAGAAGCGCCGGCTCGACATCCTCTGCTGCTTCTACAG CCCTTGCTCCTCACGGGTCATCCAGATCCAGCCCCAGGAGTTCGCAGACGCCAACGACAACCATGCCTCCCACCCGTCCCCCTACGGGCACCCCGGCGTGGCCACCAGCACCCAGATCACCACCACCGTGCAGGCCTTCACCCAGTGCGACCCCTCGGGCCACCACATCGTCACCGTCCTGCCGCCCACCTCCCAGGTGTGCACCTCGCCCGCCGTGCTCCTGCCGCCCGCCGACCCGCTGGGCTCGCAGGTCTtcacctcctccagctccacGCGGGACCTCCTGGCCCAGCTGGACGAGGCCAAGGGCGGGCGCGAGTGCGTGCCCCTGCCCTTCTGCCGCTGGAGCCTCTCCGACTTCGCCCGCGAGAAGTACGCCCCGCTCCTGCTGCGCACCCAGACCAAG gcggtggtggtggtgctcttcctggcgctgctggggctgagcctcTACGGCACCACCATGGTGCACGACGGGCTCTACCTGACGGACATCGTGCCGCGGGACACCAAGGCTCACGCCTTCATCTCGGCCCAGTTCAAGTACTTCTCCTTCTACAACATGTTCATCGTCACCAAGGGCGGCTTCCACTACCCGGGCGCCCAGGCCGCCCTGCTCAGCCTGCACCAGGCCTTCAGCACCGTCAAGTACGTGGTGCGCGAGGGCAACCACGACCTGCCCAAGATGTGGCTCCACTACTTCCAGGACTGGCTGCGAG ggctccaGGCCACCTTCGACAGGGACTGGCAAGCCGGGCGCATCACCCACGACAGCTACCGCAACGGCTCTGAGGACGGGGCGCTGGCGTACAAGCTCCTCATCCAGACGGGCAACAAGAAGGAGCCCTTCAACTTCAACCAG CTGACCACGCGGCGGCTGGTGGACGAAAACGGCATCATCCCACCGGACACCTTCTACATCTGCCTGACGGTGTGGGCCAGCAACGACCCCCTGGGCTTCGCCGCCTCGCAGGCCAACTTCTACCCGCCGCCCCCCGAGTGGATCCATGACAAGTACGACACCACGGGCGAGAACCTGCGAA tcccAGCAGCCCAGCCACTGGAGTTCGCCCAGTTCCCCTTCTACCTGAGCGGGCTGCGTCGCACAGCCGATTTCGTGGAGGCGATCGAGAGCGTGCGGGCCATCTGCCGGGAGGCCGCCCAGCGCCACGGGGTGCTGAGCTACCCCAGCGGCTACCCCTTCCTCTTCTGGGAGCAGTACATCGGCCTGCGCCACTGGTTCCTGCTGGCCATCAGCATCCTGCTGGCCTGCACATTCCTCGTCTgcgccctgctgctgctcaacCCCTGGACGGCCGGCATCATC gtCTCCATCTTGGCCATGATGGCAGTGGAGCTGTTTGGCATCATGGGGCTGATGGGCATCAAGCTGAGCGCCATCCCCGTGGTCATCCTCATCGCCTCGGTGGGCATCGGCGTGGAGTTCACCGTCCACGTGGCCTTG GGCttcctgacagcagcagggagcaggaacGTGCGCTCGGCCGCTGCGTTGGAGCACACCTTCGCCCCCGTGATGGACGGCGCCGTCTCCACCCTCTTGGGCGTCCTCATGTTGGCCGGCTCCGAGTTTGACTTCATCATGAG GTACTTCTTTGCGGTGCTCACCATCCTgacgctgctggggctgctcaacgggctggtgctgctgcccgtCCTGCTCTCCGTCATCGGACCACCCCCCGAG GCATCCCCCCTGGATAACGGCCCCCGCCTGCCCCCTCCGGAGCCGGTGTCCCCGTGCCTCGGCCCCGGGGGTCTGTACATCCGCCGTGCCCCAGCCTGGCCCGCCGCCTTCACCGACACCTCGGACACGGAGTGCTACGGGGACggcgtggggccgggcagcccccggggacccTTCAtcgtgccccccgccccggcacACATCCTGCTGGAGGCCGGCAAGGACCCCAGCTTCCCCCGCATCACC gtgcTGAAGCCCTACAAGGACAGCCCGGAGGTCCAGGGGAAGAAGGAGCCACCCCAGCCCGCACCCCCGCTGCCTTTCGGGGAGCCGTGCCCCGCACCGCCCAGAGACTACCCGCGCCCCACGGCACCGCCACGGCCGGGCCAGCCCTGCTCGCCCGGCACCCGGCCAGCCCCGCGGGCCACCCTGCCCTCCTACAGCACCCACCTGCAGGGCCCCGCCGGCAGCTACACCACCGTCACGGCCACCGCCTCGGTGACGGTGGCCCTGCACCCCACGCTGCCCGGCTCCTACCCCGGTTTCGGCGCGGAGGCGGACAGCCTGGAGGAGCCCGGCGTGCCCAGCGCCGTGCCCGAAGCCTTCGAGATGCAGAGCCTGGGAGGCCACGGGGCGGGCGCCCGGCGCTAG
- the PTCH2 gene encoding protein patched homolog 2 isoform X1, giving the protein MPAEPPAPPPPPPPLRAARRKPAPEGRAGGRKAPLWLRARLQALLFALGCRIQRHCGKVLFVGLLLFGALAVGLRVASVETDIEHLWVEAGSRVSQELRYTKEKLGEESVYTSQMLIQTPKREGENILTQEALQLHLEAALAASKVQVSLYGKSWDLNKICYKSGVPIIENGMIERMIEKLFPCVILTPLDCFWEGAKLQGGSAYLPGRPDIQWSNLDPLQLMEELGQFTSLEGFKELLDKAEVGQAYMERPCLDPRDPQCPPSAPNKQSQQSPDIPAELSGGCHGFSRKFMRWQEELILGGTTKDSQGKLLSAEALQTMFLLMSPRQLFEHFKDDYEIHDISWSEEKAGAILEAWQRKFVELAQDSIPPNATQSVHAFSTTTLNDIMKSFSDVSAIRVAGGYLLMLAYACVTMLRWDCSKSQGAVGLAGVLLVALSVASGLGLCSLLGISFNAATTQVLPFLALGIGVDDMFLLAHAFTETSQHVPFKERTGECLRRTGTSVALTSVSNMIAFFMAALVPIPALRAFSIQAAVVVVFNFAMVLFIFPAILSMDLHRREKRRLDILCCFYSPCSSRVIQIQPQEFADANDNHASHPSPYGHPGVATSTQITTTVQAFTQCDPSGHHIVTVLPPTSQVCTSPAVLLPPADPLGSQVFTSSSSTRDLLAQLDEAKGGRECVPLPFCRWSLSDFAREKYAPLLLRTQTKAVVVVLFLALLGLSLYGTTMVHDGLYLTDIVPRDTKAHAFISAQFKYFSFYNMFIVTKGGFHYPGAQAALLSLHQAFSTVKYVVREGNHDLPKMWLHYFQDWLRGLQATFDRDWQAGRITHDSYRNGSEDGALAYKLLIQTGNKKEPFNFNQLTTRRLVDENGIIPPDTFYICLTVWASNDPLGFAASQANFYPPPPEWIHDKYDTTGENLRIPAAQPLEFAQFPFYLSGLRRTADFVEAIESVRAICREAAQRHGVLSYPSGYPFLFWEQYIGLRHWFLLAISILLACTFLVCALLLLNPWTAGIIVSILAMMAVELFGIMGLMGIKLSAIPVVILIASVGIGVEFTVHVALGFLTAAGSRNVRSAAALEHTFAPVMDGAVSTLLGVLMLAGSEFDFIMRYFFAVLTILTLLGLLNGLVLLPVLLSVIGPPPEASPLDNGPRLPPPEPVSPCLGPGGLYIRRAPAWPAAFTDTSDTECYGDGVGPGSPRGPFIVPPAPAHILLEAGKDPSFPRITVLKPYKDSPEVQGKKEPPQPAPPLPFGEPCPAPPRDYPRPTAPPRPGQPCSPGTRPAPRATLPSYSTHLQGPAGSYTTVTATASVTVALHPTLPGSYPGFGAEADSLEEPGVPSAVPEAFEMQSLGGHGAGARR; this is encoded by the exons CGGGCAGCCGCGTCAGCCAGGAGCTCCGCTACACGAAGGAGAAGCTGGGCGAGGAGTCCGTCTACACGTCCCAGATGCTGATCCAGACCCCGAAGCGGGAAGGGGAGAACATCCTGACGCAGGAGGCCCTGCAGCTCCACCTCGAGGCGGCCCTGGCTGCCAGCAAAGTGCAAGTCTCGCTGTACGGAAA ATCATGGGATTTGAACAAGATCTGCTACAAGTCAGGCGTCCCCATCATCGAGAACGGCATGATCGAGAGG ATGATTGAGAAGCTGTTCCCCTGCGTGATCCTGACGCCGCTGGACTGCTTCTGGGAAGGGGCCAAGCTGCAGGGAGGCTCAGCCTACCTCCC GGGCCGCCCTGACATCCAGTGGAGCAACCTGGACCCTCTGCAGCTgatggaggagctggggcagtTCACGTCGTTGGAAGGCTTCAAGGAGCTGCTGGACAAGGCAGAGGTGGGGCAGGCTTACATGGAGCGGCCCTGCCtggacccccgggacccccagtgcccccccagtgcccccaacAAGCAGAGCCAGCAG AGCCCCGACATCCCGGCGGAGCTCTCGGGGGGCTGCCACGGCTTCTCCAGGAAATTCATGcgctggcaggaggagctgaTCTTAGGTGGCACAACCAAAGACTCCCAGGGCAAGCTGCTGAG CGCCGAGGCCCTGCAGACCATGTTCCTCCTCATGAGCCCCCGGCAGCTGTTCGAGCACTTCAAGGACGACTACGAGATCCACGACATCAGCTGGAGCGAGGAGAAGGCGGGTGCCATCCTGGAGGCCTGGCAGAGGAAATTTGTGGAG CTGGCGCAGGACTCCATCCCGCCCAACGCCACGCAGAGCGTCCATGCTTTCTCCACCACCACGCTCAACGACATCATGAAGTCCTTCTCCGACGTCAGCGCCATCCGGGTGGCCGGGGGTTACCTCCTCATG CTGGCCTACGCCTGCGTCACCATGCTGCGGTGGGACTGCTCCAAGTCCCAGGGGGCCGTGGGCCTGGCCGGGGTCCTGCTGGTGGCCCTCTCCGTGGCCTCCGGCCTGGGGCTTTGCTCGCTGCTCGGCATCTCCTTCAACGCGGCCACCACGCAG GTCCTGCCCTTCCTGGCCCTCGGTATCGGCGTGGACGACATGTTCCTCCTGGCTCACGCCTTCACGGAGACCAGCCAGCACGTCCCCTTCAAG GAGCGGACGGGCGAGTGCCTGAGGCGCACGGGGACCAGCGTGGCTCTCACCTCCGTCAGCAACATGATCGCCTTCTTCATGGCAGCCCTGGTGCCCATCCCTGCCCTGCGTGCCTTCTCCATCCAG gcagcgGTGGTCGTGGTCTTCAACTTTGCCATGGTGCTGTTCATCTTCCCCGCCATCCTGAGCATGGACCTGCACCGGCGGGAGAAGCGCCGGCTCGACATCCTCTGCTGCTTCTACAG CCCTTGCTCCTCACGGGTCATCCAGATCCAGCCCCAGGAGTTCGCAGACGCCAACGACAACCATGCCTCCCACCCGTCCCCCTACGGGCACCCCGGCGTGGCCACCAGCACCCAGATCACCACCACCGTGCAGGCCTTCACCCAGTGCGACCCCTCGGGCCACCACATCGTCACCGTCCTGCCGCCCACCTCCCAGGTGTGCACCTCGCCCGCCGTGCTCCTGCCGCCCGCCGACCCGCTGGGCTCGCAGGTCTtcacctcctccagctccacGCGGGACCTCCTGGCCCAGCTGGACGAGGCCAAGGGCGGGCGCGAGTGCGTGCCCCTGCCCTTCTGCCGCTGGAGCCTCTCCGACTTCGCCCGCGAGAAGTACGCCCCGCTCCTGCTGCGCACCCAGACCAAG gcggtggtggtggtgctcttcctggcgctgctggggctgagcctcTACGGCACCACCATGGTGCACGACGGGCTCTACCTGACGGACATCGTGCCGCGGGACACCAAGGCTCACGCCTTCATCTCGGCCCAGTTCAAGTACTTCTCCTTCTACAACATGTTCATCGTCACCAAGGGCGGCTTCCACTACCCGGGCGCCCAGGCCGCCCTGCTCAGCCTGCACCAGGCCTTCAGCACCGTCAAGTACGTGGTGCGCGAGGGCAACCACGACCTGCCCAAGATGTGGCTCCACTACTTCCAGGACTGGCTGCGAG ggctccaGGCCACCTTCGACAGGGACTGGCAAGCCGGGCGCATCACCCACGACAGCTACCGCAACGGCTCTGAGGACGGGGCGCTGGCGTACAAGCTCCTCATCCAGACGGGCAACAAGAAGGAGCCCTTCAACTTCAACCAG CTGACCACGCGGCGGCTGGTGGACGAAAACGGCATCATCCCACCGGACACCTTCTACATCTGCCTGACGGTGTGGGCCAGCAACGACCCCCTGGGCTTCGCCGCCTCGCAGGCCAACTTCTACCCGCCGCCCCCCGAGTGGATCCATGACAAGTACGACACCACGGGCGAGAACCTGCGAA tcccAGCAGCCCAGCCACTGGAGTTCGCCCAGTTCCCCTTCTACCTGAGCGGGCTGCGTCGCACAGCCGATTTCGTGGAGGCGATCGAGAGCGTGCGGGCCATCTGCCGGGAGGCCGCCCAGCGCCACGGGGTGCTGAGCTACCCCAGCGGCTACCCCTTCCTCTTCTGGGAGCAGTACATCGGCCTGCGCCACTGGTTCCTGCTGGCCATCAGCATCCTGCTGGCCTGCACATTCCTCGTCTgcgccctgctgctgctcaacCCCTGGACGGCCGGCATCATC gtCTCCATCTTGGCCATGATGGCAGTGGAGCTGTTTGGCATCATGGGGCTGATGGGCATCAAGCTGAGCGCCATCCCCGTGGTCATCCTCATCGCCTCGGTGGGCATCGGCGTGGAGTTCACCGTCCACGTGGCCTTG GGCttcctgacagcagcagggagcaggaacGTGCGCTCGGCCGCTGCGTTGGAGCACACCTTCGCCCCCGTGATGGACGGCGCCGTCTCCACCCTCTTGGGCGTCCTCATGTTGGCCGGCTCCGAGTTTGACTTCATCATGAG GTACTTCTTTGCGGTGCTCACCATCCTgacgctgctggggctgctcaacgggctggtgctgctgcccgtCCTGCTCTCCGTCATCGGACCACCCCCCGAG GCATCCCCCCTGGATAACGGCCCCCGCCTGCCCCCTCCGGAGCCGGTGTCCCCGTGCCTCGGCCCCGGGGGTCTGTACATCCGCCGTGCCCCAGCCTGGCCCGCCGCCTTCACCGACACCTCGGACACGGAGTGCTACGGGGACggcgtggggccgggcagcccccggggacccTTCAtcgtgccccccgccccggcacACATCCTGCTGGAGGCCGGCAAGGACCCCAGCTTCCCCCGCATCACC gtgcTGAAGCCCTACAAGGACAGCCCGGAGGTCCAGGGGAAGAAGGAGCCACCCCAGCCCGCACCCCCGCTGCCTTTCGGGGAGCCGTGCCCCGCACCGCCCAGAGACTACCCGCGCCCCACGGCACCGCCACGGCCGGGCCAGCCCTGCTCGCCCGGCACCCGGCCAGCCCCGCGGGCCACCCTGCCCTCCTACAGCACCCACCTGCAGGGCCCCGCCGGCAGCTACACCACCGTCACGGCCACCGCCTCGGTGACGGTGGCCCTGCACCCCACGCTGCCCGGCTCCTACCCCGGTTTCGGCGCGGAGGCGGACAGCCTGGAGGAGCCCGGCGTGCCCAGCGCCGTGCCCGAAGCCTTCGAGATGCAGAGCCTGGGAGGCCACGGGGCGGGCGCCCGGCGCTAG